In a single window of the Streptomyces sp. NBC_00285 genome:
- a CDS encoding exo-rhamnogalacturonan lyase family protein, with product MSGVDRRTVFKGAAAAAALTQFSWAVSHAATAADGDATELHWLDGSAPDVHAGATWGVPWARGTHRPEQPFRLATSGGDEVPVQSWVTGYWPDGSVKWTAHAIAPDAPKADRYVLSAGSPAAPVHRVEVGRRSGRIEVSTGVITAVFEARGSDTVIRSIRRGTTEIARDGRLVALRQESVREGADLDGFAGRIEKIAVEQEGSVRAVIRVEGRHRHGGRAWLPFVLRFAFSAGAESFRLVHTFVWDGEQQPGSDRGDFLRGLGVRFTVPLSDQPYDRHVRFADSGGGLFSEAVQGVTGLRRDPGAAVRAAQIAGERLPDTVTWDTRVSSRLAYIPRWGDYTLTQPTADGYLVRKRTKAGYGWITAAAGQRATGFGYVGGASGGLSFGLRDFWQRHPTQLDVRGAASDAAEVTLWLYSPEAQPLDLRFYHDGLGQDTYEEQSDGGLEITYEDYEPGFGTPYGIARTSELTFWALEKTPSAAALAAQAKAVAAPPLLVASPQRLRSAGVFGDWAPVDRSSKARAAIEDHLDDLFAYYRDQREERRWYGFLDYGDVQHTYDNDRHVWRYDIGGFAWDNSELGTDLWLWYHFLRTGSAEAFRFVEAMTRHTGEVDVYHLGKWAGLGTRHGVQHWADSAKQVRISTAANRRFHYFLTGDERTGDLLSELVDVELTFLEVDPQRKVRTDGYEPGDRHALSVGFGTDWGGVSAAWLTEWERGGPRAAEAKAKLVNSLRTIAAQPNGFFTGTGLLDADTGKFAVTTDTAVNVSHLSAVFGLVETNSEIVSLLGDEEPEFRTAWLNYAQYYNASDAQKKQLTGSTWKSALPAAHSRITAYAAQRKNDPALATRAWNEFLTGNDTYFPSNDWNPVTIKTPAVLRTTKEIPWISTNSSAQWALAAIQNLALIGDRIPS from the coding sequence GTGTCCGGCGTCGACCGACGCACCGTCTTCAAGGGCGCCGCAGCCGCGGCCGCCCTCACCCAGTTCTCCTGGGCCGTGTCCCACGCCGCCACAGCGGCGGACGGCGACGCCACCGAACTCCACTGGCTGGACGGTTCGGCCCCCGACGTCCACGCCGGTGCCACCTGGGGAGTCCCCTGGGCTCGTGGCACCCATCGCCCGGAGCAGCCGTTCCGGCTCGCGACCTCCGGCGGCGACGAGGTCCCGGTCCAGAGCTGGGTCACCGGCTACTGGCCCGACGGCTCGGTGAAGTGGACCGCACACGCGATAGCGCCCGACGCGCCCAAGGCCGACCGTTACGTACTCAGCGCCGGCAGCCCGGCCGCTCCCGTTCACCGGGTCGAGGTCGGCCGGAGGAGCGGCCGCATCGAGGTGTCGACCGGCGTGATCACCGCCGTCTTCGAGGCCAGGGGCTCCGACACCGTCATACGCAGCATCCGGCGCGGTACGACCGAGATCGCCCGGGACGGGCGGCTGGTCGCCCTGCGGCAGGAGTCCGTGCGTGAGGGCGCGGACCTCGACGGTTTCGCCGGCCGGATCGAGAAGATCGCGGTCGAGCAGGAGGGATCCGTCCGTGCCGTGATCCGGGTCGAGGGCCGGCACCGGCACGGCGGCAGGGCCTGGCTGCCCTTCGTGCTGCGGTTCGCGTTCTCCGCCGGTGCGGAATCCTTCCGTCTGGTGCACACCTTCGTCTGGGACGGCGAACAGCAGCCCGGTTCCGACCGGGGGGACTTCCTGCGCGGGCTCGGTGTCCGCTTCACCGTGCCGCTGAGCGACCAGCCGTACGACCGCCATGTGCGGTTCGCGGACTCGGGCGGCGGCCTGTTCAGCGAGGCCGTCCAGGGCGTCACCGGGCTGCGCCGCGACCCGGGAGCCGCAGTGCGGGCCGCGCAGATCGCGGGCGAGAGGCTTCCGGACACCGTCACCTGGGACACCCGGGTGTCGAGCCGGCTGGCGTACATCCCGCGGTGGGGCGACTACACCCTGACCCAGCCGACCGCCGACGGCTACCTCGTGCGCAAGCGGACCAAGGCCGGGTACGGCTGGATCACGGCCGCGGCCGGACAGCGCGCCACCGGCTTCGGATACGTCGGCGGCGCGAGCGGCGGACTCTCCTTCGGTCTCAGGGACTTCTGGCAGCGCCACCCCACCCAGCTGGACGTCCGCGGCGCGGCCTCCGACGCCGCCGAGGTCACCCTCTGGCTCTACTCGCCCGAGGCCCAGCCCCTCGACCTGCGCTTCTACCACGACGGCCTCGGTCAGGACACCTACGAGGAGCAGTCCGACGGCGGTCTGGAGATCACGTACGAGGACTACGAGCCCGGCTTCGGCACCCCGTACGGCATCGCCCGGACCAGTGAACTGACCTTCTGGGCACTGGAGAAGACTCCGTCCGCCGCCGCTCTGGCGGCTCAGGCGAAGGCGGTGGCCGCTCCTCCACTGCTGGTGGCCTCGCCCCAACGGCTGCGCTCCGCGGGCGTGTTCGGCGACTGGGCGCCCGTGGACCGCTCCTCGAAGGCCCGCGCGGCGATCGAGGACCACCTCGACGACCTGTTCGCCTACTACCGCGACCAGCGCGAGGAGCGCCGCTGGTACGGCTTCCTCGACTACGGCGACGTCCAGCACACCTACGACAACGACCGGCACGTCTGGCGCTACGACATCGGCGGATTCGCCTGGGACAACTCCGAGTTGGGCACCGACCTCTGGCTCTGGTACCACTTCCTGCGCACCGGCTCCGCCGAGGCGTTCCGGTTCGTGGAGGCGATGACCCGGCACACCGGTGAGGTCGACGTCTACCACCTCGGCAAGTGGGCGGGCCTCGGCACCCGCCACGGCGTGCAGCACTGGGCGGACAGCGCCAAACAGGTCCGTATCTCCACGGCCGCCAACCGTCGCTTCCACTACTTCCTCACCGGCGACGAACGCACCGGCGACCTGCTGAGCGAACTCGTCGACGTGGAGCTGACGTTCCTGGAGGTCGACCCGCAACGCAAGGTCCGCACCGACGGTTACGAGCCCGGCGACCGGCACGCCCTGTCGGTGGGCTTCGGCACCGACTGGGGTGGGGTGTCGGCGGCCTGGCTCACCGAATGGGAGCGGGGCGGCCCGCGCGCGGCCGAGGCGAAGGCGAAACTCGTCAACTCCCTGCGGACGATCGCCGCGCAGCCCAACGGCTTCTTCACGGGAACGGGTCTCCTCGACGCCGACACCGGCAAGTTCGCCGTGACGACCGACACGGCCGTCAACGTCTCCCATCTCAGCGCTGTCTTCGGACTCGTCGAGACCAACAGCGAGATCGTGTCGCTGCTGGGCGACGAGGAGCCGGAGTTTCGCACGGCCTGGCTGAACTACGCGCAGTACTACAACGCCTCCGACGCCCAGAAGAAGCAACTCACCGGCTCCACCTGGAAGTCGGCACTGCCCGCCGCGCACTCGCGCATCACCGCCTACGCCGCTCAGCGCAAGAACGATCCGGCTCTCGCCACACGCGCGTGGAACGAGTTCCTGACCGGCAACGACACCTACTTCCCGTCCAACGACTGGAACCCCGTCACGATCAAGACCCCGGCGGTCCTGCGGACCACGAAGGAGATCCCCTGGATCTCCACCAACTCCTCCGCCCAATGGGCCCTCGCCGCGATCCAGAACCTGGCTCTGATCGGAGACCGGATCCCGTCATGA
- a CDS encoding GDSL-type esterase/lipase family protein codes for MRRTLLTAATLAGLLVGAVPPAVASGGSDVVRPDDRRIAYEGRWGRTAAAAVTVNSGSRLRFRFTGPAVHALFDVSSITVPAQIYVSVDGGPKEAYAVDRPDLEIRAVGRGRHSVEISVKDVFSRANRWVPPLETGVVLTGIRGHLLSQHPVKKLQLAFYGDSITQGVMALCDVNTSDCADGTAAYPTLIADALHASLTQVGFGRQGVIRTGNGGVPAATDAYGWNYAGSRADSDRRADAIVLNQGTNDAASGSAEFTAAYRACLSRLRAAAPHARILALRPFDGTHAADIAAVVAELADPRIQFVDTTGWLDAAQGDFNGAVHPSAQGHRKVADRLIDLISKKPATTTPEGTPSSDHHA; via the coding sequence ATGAGACGCACGCTCCTGACAGCGGCGACCCTGGCGGGCCTGCTCGTCGGCGCGGTGCCGCCCGCCGTCGCCTCCGGCGGCTCGGACGTCGTGCGCCCCGATGATCGCCGTATCGCCTATGAGGGCCGCTGGGGCCGGACCGCTGCGGCGGCCGTCACCGTCAACTCCGGTTCCCGGCTGCGCTTCCGCTTCACCGGCCCGGCCGTCCACGCGCTCTTCGACGTCTCGTCCATCACCGTGCCCGCGCAGATCTACGTGTCGGTCGACGGCGGCCCCAAGGAGGCGTACGCCGTCGACCGACCCGACCTGGAGATCAGGGCGGTCGGCCGTGGGCGCCACTCCGTCGAGATCTCCGTCAAGGATGTCTTCTCGCGGGCGAACCGGTGGGTCCCGCCACTGGAGACCGGGGTGGTGCTGACCGGGATCAGGGGACATCTGCTTTCTCAACATCCTGTGAAGAAGCTTCAGTTGGCGTTCTACGGTGACTCGATCACCCAGGGCGTCATGGCCCTGTGCGACGTGAACACCTCCGACTGCGCGGACGGTACGGCCGCCTACCCCACTCTGATCGCCGACGCCCTGCACGCCTCGCTCACCCAGGTCGGGTTCGGGCGGCAGGGTGTGATCCGGACCGGCAACGGGGGAGTGCCCGCGGCAACTGACGCCTACGGGTGGAACTATGCAGGTTCCAGGGCGGATTCGGACCGCCGGGCCGACGCGATCGTGCTGAACCAGGGCACCAACGACGCCGCGTCCGGCTCGGCCGAGTTCACGGCCGCCTACCGCGCCTGTCTGTCACGGCTCCGGGCCGCCGCACCACACGCCCGCATCCTCGCCCTCCGCCCCTTCGACGGCACCCATGCCGCGGACATCGCGGCCGTCGTCGCCGAACTCGCCGATCCGCGCATCCAGTTCGTCGACACGACCGGCTGGCTCGACGCGGCGCAGGGCGACTTCAACGGCGCCGTCCACCCCAGCGCCCAGGGTCACCGGAAGGTGGCCGACCGACTGATCGACCTCATCTCGAAGAAGCCCGCGACCACCACCCCGGAAGGAACGCCCTCCAGTGACCACCACGCGTAG
- a CDS encoding DUF6250 domain-containing protein, which translates to MTTTRRAFGALAAGAALAALAPAATASASARHRRLIAHDDFRHGLGRWAVELEQGGSVTAERGNLEVDVPAGATVWFRKRLEGPYVIEYTATPVSAGGVNDRVSDLNNFWNAVDVRSPDDIFATHRGGALAEYDYLRTYYSGYGANYNTTTRLRRYVGEAGVRPLIYDYTEPLLVANEPNRVRIVSDGTTVQWWNNGRLVFDYTDPQPYTSGHFAFRTTWSHFRISGFRVWRSQRQHP; encoded by the coding sequence GTGACCACCACGCGTAGAGCCTTCGGAGCCCTCGCTGCCGGCGCCGCCCTGGCCGCCCTCGCCCCCGCGGCCACCGCGAGCGCCTCGGCCCGCCACCGCCGTCTCATCGCCCACGACGACTTCCGTCACGGCCTCGGCCGATGGGCCGTCGAACTGGAGCAGGGCGGCAGCGTCACCGCCGAGCGAGGAAACCTGGAGGTCGACGTGCCCGCGGGAGCGACCGTCTGGTTCAGGAAGCGGCTCGAAGGCCCGTACGTCATCGAATACACCGCCACCCCCGTCTCCGCGGGCGGGGTCAACGACCGGGTCTCCGACCTGAACAACTTCTGGAACGCCGTCGACGTCCGGTCCCCCGACGACATCTTCGCCACCCACAGGGGCGGGGCGCTCGCGGAGTACGACTACCTGAGGACGTACTACTCCGGCTACGGAGCCAACTACAACACCACGACCAGGCTGCGCCGTTACGTGGGCGAGGCGGGGGTGCGGCCGCTGATCTACGACTACACCGAGCCGCTGCTCGTCGCGAACGAGCCGAACCGGGTGCGGATCGTCTCCGATGGCACCACGGTGCAGTGGTGGAACAACGGCCGGCTCGTCTTCGACTACACCGATCCGCAGCCCTACACGAGCGGCCACTTCGCGTTCCGGACCACCTGGAGCCACTTCCGGATCAGCGGCTTCCGCGTGTGGCGGTCGCAGCGTCAACATCCATGA
- a CDS encoding SGNH/GDSL hydrolase family protein: MIGSYVAVGDSFTEGVGDPGPDGAFVGWADRFAVLLADRRPEGDFRYSNLAVRGKLLDQIVEDQLPQAVELAPDLVSFCAGGNDIIRPGTDPDEVAERFERAIARLTEVCGTVMVTTGFDTRNVPVLKHLRGKIATYNGHVRAVADRYGCPVLDLWSLKTVQDRRAWDGDRLHLSPEGHTRVALRAGQVLGVEVPADPDQAWPPLPPRGPLDVRRDDVHWARDYLVPWIGRRLRGESSGDHVTAKGVLSPDDIKTRIASVA; the protein is encoded by the coding sequence GTGATCGGGTCGTACGTGGCGGTGGGGGACAGCTTCACCGAGGGCGTCGGCGATCCCGGCCCCGACGGGGCGTTCGTCGGCTGGGCCGACCGGTTCGCGGTACTTCTCGCGGACCGGCGGCCCGAGGGCGACTTCAGGTACAGCAATCTCGCCGTGCGCGGGAAGCTGCTCGACCAGATCGTCGAGGACCAGCTTCCGCAGGCCGTGGAACTGGCACCCGACCTGGTGTCGTTCTGTGCGGGCGGCAACGACATCATCCGGCCCGGTACCGACCCCGACGAGGTCGCCGAGCGCTTCGAGCGGGCCATCGCCCGGCTCACCGAGGTGTGCGGCACCGTCATGGTGACGACCGGCTTCGACACCCGTAATGTGCCCGTGCTCAAGCATCTGCGCGGCAAGATCGCCACGTACAACGGGCATGTGCGGGCCGTCGCCGATCGCTACGGCTGCCCGGTCCTCGACCTGTGGTCCCTGAAGACCGTCCAGGACCGACGCGCCTGGGACGGCGACCGGCTGCATCTCTCTCCGGAGGGCCACACGCGTGTGGCGCTTCGCGCAGGGCAGGTGCTGGGGGTCGAGGTGCCCGCGGACCCGGATCAGGCGTGGCCGCCGTTGCCGCCGCGGGGACCGCTGGATGTCCGGCGTGACGATGTGCACTGGGCGCGTGACTACCTGGTGCCGTGGATCGGACGCAGGCTTCGGGGGGAGTCCTCCGGGGACCATGTGACGGCCAAGGGTGTGCTGTCGCCGGACGACATCAAGACGCGGATCGCTTCGGTGGCCTGA
- a CDS encoding TetR/AcrR family transcriptional regulator: protein MARVRLTVAERREELLRAAMEQIEARGVAAVRIADVASALGVSSALVLYHFSTKEKLVAAAFTYAAEEDLAHLRKLLSRRTSALRRLRAAVRWYAPTGQAKGWRLWIEGWAVALREPALQEVTRNLDRRWKAALAEVIAEGVAEGEFHCPDPEATALRLTALLDGLAVQLTSYAGAVPRSRAQKWVDEALARELCLEAAPTP from the coding sequence GTGGCAAGAGTGCGGTTGACGGTGGCCGAGCGGCGCGAGGAGCTGCTGCGGGCCGCCATGGAGCAGATCGAGGCGCGGGGCGTGGCGGCCGTCAGGATCGCCGACGTGGCCTCGGCGCTCGGCGTGAGCAGCGCCCTGGTGCTGTACCACTTCTCGACCAAGGAGAAGCTGGTCGCCGCCGCGTTCACCTACGCCGCCGAGGAGGACCTGGCCCACCTCCGGAAGCTTCTGAGCCGCCGCACCAGCGCCCTGCGAAGGCTGAGGGCGGCCGTACGGTGGTACGCCCCGACCGGCCAGGCCAAGGGCTGGCGCCTGTGGATCGAGGGCTGGGCGGTGGCCCTGCGCGAACCGGCGCTCCAGGAGGTCACCCGCAACCTCGACAGGCGCTGGAAAGCGGCGCTCGCAGAGGTGATCGCCGAGGGCGTCGCCGAGGGCGAGTTCCACTGCCCCGACCCGGAGGCCACGGCCCTGCGCCTCACCGCTCTTCTGGACGGGCTGGCGGTCCAACTGACGTCCTACGCGGGCGCGGTGCCCCGCAGCCGGGCCCAGAAGTGGGTGGACGAGGCACTGGCCCGGGAACTGTGCCTGGAGGCGGCGCCGACGCCGTAG
- a CDS encoding glutamate dehydrogenase, with protein MTTPLLSLTWTDHVSGRRGFLVVDRLVRGVASGGLRMRQGCTLEEVAGLARGMTMKEALHYDPQARYVPLGGAKGGIDCDPRDPEAYGVLVRYLRAVRPYIETFWTTGEDLGLSQDLVDRAATEAGLVSSIQAVYPLLDDEAAARQRLADAFAVEVDGIGLDELAGGCGVAESLLAALDRAGVPYAGTRVAVQGLGTMGGATARFLTRAGLTVVAVADIKGTVFNPSGLDVETLLAARDAYGTVDRAALRAADRELPGDAWLSLDVEVLVPAAVSYAIDSANQARIRARWIVEAANMPVLPAAETLLAARGITVLPDVVVNSATNAWWWWTLFGDIGADADEAFAHVRRSMRALVEQLLARAEADGTSPRAAAHALVADRLPVIAERFGRYR; from the coding sequence GTGACCACCCCCTTGCTGTCGCTCACCTGGACCGACCATGTCTCCGGGCGCCGGGGCTTCCTGGTGGTCGACCGGCTGGTGCGGGGCGTCGCCAGCGGCGGTCTGCGGATGCGCCAGGGCTGCACGTTGGAGGAGGTCGCCGGGCTCGCCCGTGGCATGACCATGAAAGAGGCGCTGCACTACGACCCGCAGGCCCGGTACGTCCCGCTGGGCGGCGCCAAGGGCGGCATCGACTGCGACCCCCGGGACCCTGAGGCGTACGGCGTCCTCGTGCGCTACCTGCGCGCCGTGCGGCCGTACATCGAGACCTTCTGGACGACGGGCGAGGACCTCGGTCTCAGCCAGGACCTGGTGGACCGCGCGGCCACGGAGGCCGGACTCGTCTCCTCGATCCAGGCGGTCTACCCGCTGCTCGACGACGAGGCCGCGGCCCGGCAGCGGCTCGCGGACGCCTTCGCCGTCGAGGTGGACGGCATCGGGCTGGACGAGCTGGCGGGCGGCTGTGGGGTGGCCGAGTCGCTGCTCGCGGCCCTGGACCGGGCCGGAGTGCCGTACGCGGGCACACGTGTGGCCGTGCAGGGCCTCGGCACCATGGGCGGGGCCACGGCGCGCTTCCTCACGCGCGCGGGGCTGACCGTGGTGGCTGTCGCCGACATCAAGGGCACGGTCTTCAACCCCTCGGGTCTCGACGTCGAGACGCTGCTCGCCGCCAGGGACGCCTACGGCACCGTGGACCGCGCCGCCCTGCGTGCCGCCGACCGCGAACTGCCCGGCGACGCCTGGCTGTCACTGGACGTGGAGGTACTGGTCCCCGCGGCGGTCTCGTACGCGATCGACTCCGCCAACCAGGCGCGGATCCGGGCGCGCTGGATCGTCGAGGCGGCCAACATGCCGGTCCTGCCCGCCGCGGAGACACTGCTGGCCGCGCGCGGGATCACCGTACTGCCGGACGTCGTCGTCAACTCCGCGACGAACGCCTGGTGGTGGTGGACCCTGTTCGGCGACATCGGCGCCGACGCGGACGAGGCGTTCGCGCATGTACGGCGTTCCATGCGTGCCCTGGTCGAGCAGTTGCTGGCCCGCGCGGAGGCGGACGGCACCTCGCCACGCGCCGCCGCCCATGCGCTGGTCGCGGACCGGTTGCCGGTGATCGCGGAACGGTTCGGCCGGTACCGCTGA
- a CDS encoding MBL fold metallo-hydrolase, giving the protein MTGFRSLSSGLRALQPAAFGADPSGERMARIRRSPHFKNGVFQNPGGTSARIRPDGSALDFAKVFFDSDTRPHRAPEGRIPVHATTLADLAKPPATGLRLTWMGHSSVLAEIDGRRVLFDPVWGERCSPMPFAGPKRLHPVPLPLAALGPVDVVVISHDHYDHLDMPSIKELAGTDTVFAVPLGVGSHLEHWGVSADRLRELDWHESTQVAGLTLTATPARHFCGRGLRNTQHTLWASWVVSSGEHRVYHSGDTGYFDGFKDIGASFGPFDATMIQLGAYSELWPDIHMTPEEALRAHLDLQGGDAAQGVLLPIHWGTFNLATHPWAEPAEQTMLLAHKAGAAMATPRPGEPFEPGAVPVVDPWWRGVAKVPAGGWAALPTVAEESEAGVEH; this is encoded by the coding sequence GTGACCGGCTTCCGTTCCCTGAGCTCCGGGCTCCGCGCGCTGCAGCCTGCGGCCTTCGGTGCGGACCCGAGCGGTGAGCGCATGGCGCGTATCCGCAGATCCCCCCACTTCAAGAACGGTGTCTTCCAGAACCCCGGCGGAACCTCCGCGCGGATCCGGCCCGACGGGTCGGCGCTCGATTTCGCCAAGGTCTTCTTCGACAGCGACACCCGGCCCCACCGGGCTCCCGAAGGCCGTATCCCGGTGCACGCCACCACGCTCGCCGACCTCGCGAAGCCGCCCGCCACCGGACTCCGGCTGACCTGGATGGGACACTCCAGCGTGCTCGCCGAGATCGACGGCCGTCGGGTGCTGTTCGATCCGGTGTGGGGTGAGCGGTGCTCCCCGATGCCCTTCGCCGGACCCAAGCGGCTGCACCCCGTGCCGCTGCCGCTCGCGGCGCTCGGGCCGGTCGACGTGGTCGTCATCTCCCACGATCACTACGACCATCTGGACATGCCCTCGATCAAGGAACTGGCCGGGACGGACACCGTCTTCGCCGTGCCCCTCGGGGTGGGGTCACATCTCGAGCACTGGGGCGTCTCCGCGGACCGGCTGCGTGAGCTGGACTGGCACGAGTCGACCCAGGTCGCCGGACTCACGCTCACCGCCACACCGGCCCGGCACTTCTGCGGCCGGGGCCTGCGGAACACCCAGCACACGCTGTGGGCGTCCTGGGTCGTCTCCAGCGGGGAGCACCGGGTGTATCACAGCGGTGACACCGGGTATTTCGACGGATTCAAGGACATCGGCGCCTCCTTCGGGCCCTTCGACGCCACGATGATCCAGCTCGGCGCCTACTCCGAGCTCTGGCCGGACATTCACATGACGCCTGAAGAGGCTCTCCGGGCCCATCTGGATCTTCAGGGCGGGGATGCGGCGCAGGGGGTGCTGTTGCCGATCCACTGGGGGACGTTCAATCTCGCCACGCATCCCTGGGCGGAGCCCGCGGAGCAGACGATGTTGCTGGCCCACAAGGCCGGAGCGGCCATGGCGACGCCTCGGCCGGGGGAGCCGTTCGAGCCGGGGGCGGTGCCAGTGGTCGATCCGTGGTGGCGGGGAGTGGCGAAGGTGCCGGCCGGTGGGTGGGCCGCCCTGCCGACGGTGGCGGAGGAGTCGGAGGCTGGGGTCGAGCACTGA